From Sceloporus undulatus isolate JIND9_A2432 ecotype Alabama chromosome 6, SceUnd_v1.1, whole genome shotgun sequence, one genomic window encodes:
- the SUSD2 gene encoding sushi domain-containing protein 2 gives PPRPAAPSLPPSLSLALSFLPGPAAEADSCSGRCSCSRPSNCPALRPSAGTLLGGQDLALLGVALSGPAASAASVRCRFGGSVETEGFVAEDGGVHCVSPLLYQLGPLPLEVSPDGGRSFPWTAAWTAVHHNKVPPSEKSRLLNETKWQYYGTPLGTEGNLTLAWEPRALAAPRLNIEVWGYRETGEPYSSDWTGEWRYLYSLTRDHPNSGSFSFLPAPSALHGAWELGALRISSSLASEGQSNVAALWSTEHALAWHLGDSFRQDSAAWATAKCHQWDALETGLPNFLEEIADCPCSLAQARADTGRFHTDYGCDIEKGSVCTYHPGAVHCVRGIQASPRYAAGQQCCYDTTGTQVLTGDSIGGSTPDRGHDWGSPPYQKPPRVPGFSHWVYDVLSFYYCCLWSQNCPVYFKHRPSSGCQRYRPPRAASAFGDPHLITFDSMNFTFKGLGEYTLLESSLTLLRVQGRTRQAMLPAGAEAKVTGFSAIAMQENSSDVVEIRIQEHSGQLEVLLNQKPLNFSEQTWMDLKGLFLSATPGEKATVMFSSGAGAEVNSHPGGVLSVTLLLPEEFLNLTQGLFGTMNGDPEDDMAFHNGSILDASRSSLEQLLAFGADWAIRNESSLFTYDTQDLLAAFFYGPKHNSSFVPEFSPSEDPADPLVPEMAVLCQSDPFCRFDVLTTRDLAMGNGTRLSHLSYRHLKESLQPVVSCGWVAPPMNGSKNGTSYLAGSTVHFRCDPGFRLTGSTTRACQDNGAWSGLSASCLPNAGTRWVLGPFAPCIALGFLSLAVALGTVA, from the exons CCTCCCCGCCCagccgctccctccctccctccctccctctccctggctctctccttccttccagggCCGGCGGCGGAGGCGGACTCCTGCTCGGGGCGATGCTCCTGCAGCCGGCCCAGCAACTGCCCGGCCCTCCGGCCCTCGGCGGGGACGCTGCTCGGCGGCCAGGACCTGGCCCTCCTCGGGGTGGCCCTCTCCGGgcccgccgcctccgccgcctccgTCCGCTGCAG GTTCGGGGGCTCCGTGGAGACCGAGGGCTTCGTGGCCGAAGACGGGGGGGTCCACTGCGTCTCCCCGCTGCTCTACCAGCTGGGCCCCCTCCCCCTGGAGGTCTCTCCCGACGGGGGCCGCAGCTTCCCCTGGACGGCGGCCTGGACGGCGG TCCACCACAACAAAGTCCCCCCCTCGGAGAAAAGCAGGCTGCTGAACGAGACCAAGTGGCAGTACTACGGGACCCCGCTCGGGACGGAGGGGAACCTGACCCTCGCCTGGGAGCCCCGCGCCCTCGCCGCCCCCCGCCTCAACATCGAAGTCTGGGGCTACAGAGAAACGG GTGAGCCATACTCCAGCGACTGGACAGGCGAGTGGAGGTACCTCTACAGCCTCACAAGGGACCACCCCAACTCAGGATCCTTCTCTTTCCTGCCTGCCCCATCTGCCCTCCATGGAGCCTGGGAGCTGGGGGCCCTCCGGATTTCTTCCAGCCTCGCCTCCGAGGGTCAGAg CAATGTGGCCGCCCTCTGGAGCACGGAGCATGCCTTGGCCTGGCATCTGGGAGACAGCTTCCGGCAGGATTCGGCTGCCTGGGCCACGGCCAAGTGCCACCAGTGGGACGCCCTGGAGACAGGCCTGCCCAATTTCCTGGAGGAGATTGCGGACTGCCCCTGCAGCCTGGCCCAAGCCCGGGCAGACACAGGCCGCTTTCAT ACAGACTACGGGTGCGACATTGAGAAGGGGAGCGTGTGTACATACCACCCGGGTGCAGTGCATTGTGTGCGGGGCATCCAGGCCAG CCCTCGATATGCGGCAGGCCAGCAGTGCTGCTACGACACGACAGGAACACAAGTGCTGACGGGGGACTCCATTGGGGGCAGCACGCCGGACCGAGGCCACGACTGGGGTTCCCCTCCCTACCAAAAGCCCCCTCGCGTTCCCGGCTTCTCCCACTGGGTCTATGACGTCCTCAGCTTCTACTATTGCTGCCTGTGGTCCCAGAACTGCCCCGTCTACTTCAAGCACCGGCCCTCAAGCGGCTGCCAGAGATACCGGCCCCCCAGAGCAG CTTCAGCCTTTGGGGATCCTCACTTGATCACTTTTGACAGCATGAATTTCACGTTCAAAGGCCTTGGAGAGTACACCCTCCTGGAATCCAGCCTGACCCTCCTGAGGGTCCAAGGGAGAACCCGCCAAGCTATGCTCCCAGCTG GAGCGGAGGCCAAGGTGACAGGCTTCTCTGCCATCGCCATGCAGGAGAACAGCTCCGACGTGGTGGAGATTCGCATTCAGGAGCACTCTGGCCAGCTGGAGGTCCTCTTGAACCAGAAGCCGCTCAACTTCTCTGAGCAGACCTGGATGGATCTGAAAG gtctctttctctctgccaccCCCGGGGAGAAGGCCACTGTGATGTTCTCCTCTGGCGCAGGCGCAGAAGTGAACAGCCATCCGGGAGGGGTGCTGAGCGTGACCCTTTTGCTGCCGGAGGAGTTCCTGAACCTCACCCAGGGGCTCTTTGGGACGATGAACGGGGACCCAGAGGATGACATGGCCTTCCACAACGGATCCATTCTGGATGCCTCACGCAGCTCCCTGGAGCAGCTCCTGGCCTTTGGAGCCGACT GGGCCATCAGAAATGAAAGCTCCCTTTTCACCTACGATACCCAGGACTTGTTGGCTGCCTTCTTCTATGGACCAAAGCACAACTCTTCTTTTGTGCCAGAGTTTTCTCCCTCGGAAGACCCCGCTGACCCGCTTGTGCCAGAGATGGCTGTCCTCTGCCAGTCGGACCCTTTCTGCAGATTTGATGTCCTGACCACCAGAGACCTTGCCATGGGAAATGGCACCCGACTGTCCCACCTGAGCTACAGACACCTGAAGGAGAGCCTGCAGCCAG TGGTTTCCTGCGGCTGGGTGGCTCCCCCCATGAATGGCTCAAAGAATGGGACCAGCTACCTGGCTGGGTCCACCGTCCACTTCCGCTGTGACCCTGGGTTCCGCCTGACAGGATCCACCACACGCGCATGCCAGGACAACGGGGCCTGGTCAGGCCTCTCCGCCAGCTGCTTGCCGAATGCTG GCACCAGGTGGGTCCTGGGCCCCTTTGCGCCATGCATCGCCCTGGGTTTCCTGAGCTTGGCAGTGGCCCTTGGAACAGTGGCCTAA
- the LOC121934587 gene encoding calcium and integrin-binding family member 3-like, with the protein MPELKDNPFRQRIAEVFSEDGEGNMTLDDFLDMFSVMSEMAPRDLKAYYAFKIYDFNNDDYICKSDLEKTVNKLTRKELTPEEVCLVCNKVIDEADLDNDGRLSLEDFQHMIVRAPDFLSTFHIRI; encoded by the exons ATGCCTGAGCTGAAGG ACAATCCCTTCCGCCAACGGATCGCGGAGGTCTTCTCTGAGGACGGCGAGGGCAACATGACCCTGGATGACTTCTTGGATATGTTCTCAGTGATGAGTGAAATGGCCCCTCGTGACCTCAAGGCTTATTATGCCTTCAAAATCTACG ATTTCAACAACGACGACTACATCTGCAAATCCGACTTGGAGAAAACTGTGAACAAACTGACACGCAAAGAGCTGACCCCTGAGGAAGTGTGCCTGGTGTGCAACAAGGTGATCGACGAGGCCGACCTGGACAACGACGGCAGGCTGTCCCTGGAAGACTTCCAGCACATGATTGTGCGAGCGCCCGATTTCCTCAG CACTTTTCATATCAGGATCTGA